A stretch of the Ornithodoros turicata isolate Travis chromosome 4, ASM3712646v1, whole genome shotgun sequence genome encodes the following:
- the LOC135390719 gene encoding 26S proteasome non-ATPase regulatory subunit 2-like yields MKAKASAPAEGEQPTKEKKNEGEKELDLSDEDKQLQEELEMLVQRLVEDDTKLYLAALESLRTQIKASTTSMTSVPKPLKFLRPHYKTLKDVYEKITDSETRSFCADIVSILAMTISEERECLKYRLLGSREEIGAWGHEYVRHLAGEIAQEWGDIGEKPEEVERKVQLLKLAQEIVPYHMAHNAEAEACDLLMEIERLDLVEQYVDQEAYPRVCLYLTSCVPYVPEPENTNLLRTALQIFLKYEKFPEALRLAMQLNDLETIQQIFIRCKDVDVQKQMAFMLGRQQIFLEQDDKIDNYEDLAEIVSNTSINDHFMALARELDIMEPKTPEDIYKSHLDNTRPSFGPGGSVDSARQNLASSFVNGFVNAAFGQDKLLMEDGNKWLYKNKEHGMLSATASLGLILLWNVDGGLTQIDKYLYSTEDYIKAGAILACGIVNCGVRNECDPALALLSDYVLHPSTLMRVGSILGLGLAYAGSNNKEVIPLLLPVFTDSKSTMEVLAVTSIALGMVAVGSCNGDVTSTIMTALLEKSESDLKDSYARFLPLGLGLCYLGKQEGAETITAALEVLPEPFRSMATTLVDICAYAGTGNVLKIQHLLHICSEHYEAKEKEEKKDDKKDKEDKKEEKSPPDLSSQQSVAVLGIALIAMGEEIGSEMAFRAFGHLLRYGEPVIKRSVPLALALISVSNPRLNILETLSKFSHDSDHEVAHNAIFGLGVVGAGTNNARLAAMLRQLAQYHSKDPNNLFMVRLAQGLAHMGKGTLTLSPYHSDRQLLSPVALAGLLATLLAFLDVKNIILGKSHYLLYCLVTAIQPRMLVTFDEKVQPLTVPVRVGQAVDVVGQAGKPKTITGFQTHTTPVLLAHGERAELATEEYTALTPVLEGFVILRKNPNFTS; encoded by the exons ATGAAAGCGAAGGCTAGTGCACCGGCAGAAGGCGAGCAGCCcacaaaagagaagaaaaatgaAGGCGAAAAGGAGCTGGATCTG TCTGATGAAGACAAGCAGCTCCAAGAAGAACTTGAAATGCTCGTTCAGCGTTTGGTG GAAGACGACACAAAGCTGTACCTCGCCGCGTTGGAAAGCCTGCGCACACAGATCAAGGCGTCGACCACATCCATGACTTCTGTTCCAAAGCCCTTGAAATTCCTTCGTCCTCATTACAAAACTCTCAAAGATGTCTACGAAAAAATCACCGACAGTGAAACCAGG AGTTTTTGCGCTGACATCGTGTCGATCCTGGCAATGACAATCAGCGAGGAGAGGGAGTGCCTGAAATATCGTCTCCTCGGATCGAGGGAGGAAATCGGTGCCTGGGGTCACGAATATGTAAG GCATCTTGCGGGAGAGATTGCACAAGAATGGGGAGACATCGGCGAGAAGCCAGAGGAAGTAGAGCGCAAGGTCCAGCTGTTGAAGTTGGCCCAAGAGATCGTCCCCTACCACATGGCGCATAACGCCGAGGCGGAGGCGTGCGACCTGCTCATGGAAATCGAGCGGCTCGACCTAGTGGAGCAGTACGTCGACCAGGAGGCCTATCCGCGTGTCTGTCTCTACCTCACGAG TTGCGTGCCGTACGTCCCCGAACCGGAGAACACCAACCTGCTACGCACGGCCCTGCAGATATTCCTCAAGTACGAAAAGTTTCCGGAGGCGCTGCGGTTGGCCATGCAGCTGAACGACCTGGAAACCATACAGCAAATCTTCATACGGTGCAAAGATGT AGATGTACAGAAGCAGATGGCATTCATGCTGGGACGGCAGCAGATATTCCTTGAGCAGGACGATAAGATAGATAACTACGAGGACCTGGCGGAAATCGTATCTAACACATCGATCAACGATCACTTCATGGCTCTTGCCAGAGAGTTGGACATCATGGAACCGAAGACTCCGGAAGATATTTACAAATCGCATCTGGACAACACTC GGCCGTCGTTTGGACCTGGGGGTAGCGTGGACTCCGCCAGGCAGAACTTGGCGTCCAGTTTCGTCAACGGCTTTGTCAATGCCGCCTTTGGTCAGGACAAGTTGCTGATGGAGGACGGCAACAAATGGTTGTATAAGAACAAGGAACATG GAATGTTGAGCGCGACAGCATCTCTGGGCCTCATCTTGTTGTGGAATGTCGACGGCGGCCTTACTCAGATCGACAAGTACCTCTATTCTACGGAAGATTACATCAAG GCAGGTGCAATTCTTGCCTGTGGCATCGTCAACTGCGGAGTGCGCAACGAGTGCGATCCCGCTCTCGCCCTTCTCTCCGACTACGTACTTCACCCCAGCACGTTGATGCGTGTCGGCTCCATCCTGGG CCTTGGCTTGGCTTATGCTGGCTCGAACAACAAAGAAGTCATCCCGTTGCTGCTTCCGGTCTTCACGGACTCAAAGTCGACCATGGAG GTGCTGGCGGTGACATCTATCGCCCTCGGCATGGTTGCCGTGGGATCGTGCAACGGTGACGTGACGTCCACCATCATGACGGCGCTCCTCGAAAAGTCTGAATCCGACCTGAAAGATTCTTATGCCAGGTTTCTGCCATTGGGTCTCGGACTGTGTTACCTTG GCAAGCAAGAAGGAGCCGAAACCATCACCGCTGCCCTCGAGGTCCTGCCCGAGCCTTTCCGAAGCATGGCGACGACTCTCGTCGATATCTGCGCGTACGCGG GCACCGGAAACGTTCTGAAGATACAGCATCTGCTTCACATCTGTAGTGAGCATTATGAAGCAAAAGAAAAG GAGGAGAAGAAAGACGACAAAAAAGACAAGGAGGACAAAAAGGAGGAGAAATCTCCTCCAGATCTGTCAAGTCAACAGAGTGTAGCCGTCCTGGGCATTGCACTCATCGCCATGGGCGAGGAAATTGGGTCCGAGATGGCATTCAGGGCTTTTGGGCATTTG TTACGGTACGGCGAGCCAGTCATCAAGCGTTCCGTCCCCCTGGCCCTGGCCCTCATCTCCGTATCAAACCCACGTCTCAACATCCTCGAAACGCTCAGCAAGTTTTCGCACGACAGTGACCACGAAGTCGCCCACAACGCCATCTTTGGCCTAGGTGTTGTAGGCGCGG GGACAAACAACGCCCGCCTTGCCGCGATGCTCCGCCAGCTGGCGCAGTACCACTCCAAGGACCCCAACAACCTCTTCATGGTTCGCCTGGCTCAAGGCCTGGCGCACATGGGGAAGGGAACCCTCACCCTCAGTCCCTACCACAGCGACAGGCAACTGCTCAGTCCCGTTGCCCTGGCCGGACTCTTAGCCACGCTGCTGGCATTCCTCGACGTCAAGAACA TCATCCTCGGCAAGTCACACTACCTCCTCTACTgcttggtgacggcgatacagcCGCGGATGCTGGTCACGTTCGACGAGAAGGTGCAGCCGCTTACGGTGCCCGTCAGAGTTGGACAG GCCGTCGACGTGGTCGGACAGGCGGGTAAGCCAAAAACGATCACAGGTTTCCAGACGCATACGACACCAGTGCTGTTGGCGCATGGTGAAAGAGCGGAGTTGGCAACAGAAGAAT ACACGGCATTGACGCCCGTGTTGGAAGGGTTCGTGATTCTCCGGAAAAACCCCAACTTCACCTCCTGA
- the LOC135390725 gene encoding UDP-N-acetylglucosamine transferase subunit ALG14 homolog: MESAAETSADAMDFAETMSYLHHLLITLVVLLVFRVFLTMYRIWNADDACKTKRPRPVKLMIVLGSGGHTFEMLKLVENVSPGAYSPRIYVTATSDSMSAEKAKQLEMWRVASSSQVLLLRFLSSKKDSSDSPEMEEPSDYIVERIPRCRELHQSWFTTVPTTFYAILRTIPVLYRHLPDVIVCNGPGTCFPVILVSFVFAVLGIKKTVLIYIESFCRVQTLSTTGRLLYHIVDHFVVQWPQLTSKYTRAKYHGLLV, encoded by the exons ATGGAGTCTGCTGCCGAAACCAGTGCTGACGCAATGGATTTTGCCGAGACGATGTCGTATCTACATCATTTACTGATCACTCTAGTCGTACTTCTTGTTTTTCGAGTCTTTCTCACTATGTACCGAATTTGGAATGCAGACGATGCGTGTAAAACGAAACGGCCAAGGCCAGTGAAGCTTATGATCGTCCTGGGTTCAG GGGGCCACACCTTCGAAATGTTGAAGCTCGTCGAAAATGTATCGCCTGGCGCGTACAGCCCACGGATCTACGTGACAGCTACGAGCGACAGCATGAGTGCGGAAAAGGCGAAACAGCTGGAGATGTGGAGGGTTGCATCTTCGTCTCAGGTTTTGCTCTTGAGGTTCTTGTCCTCCAAGAAAGATTCGAGCGATAGTCCAGAG ATGGAAGAGCCGTCGGACTACATTGTCGAAAGAATTCCACGTTGCCGAGAGCTGCATCAGTCATGGTTCACGACGGTGCCCACGACGTTCTATGCCATCCTTCGTACGATCCCAGTTTTGTACAGGCACCTTCCAGATGTT ATTGTGTGCAATGGTCCCGGTACTTGCTTCCCGGTCATTTTGGTCTCTTTTGTCTTTGCG GTGCTCGGCATCAAGAAGACGGTACTCATCTACATTGAGAGCTTCTGCCGTGTCCAGACGCTGTCCACCACTGGCAGACTCCTCTACCACATTGTGGACCACTTTGTTGTCCAGTGGCCTCAGCTTACATCCAAGTACACGAGGGCAAAGTACCACGGCCTCCTGGTCTAG